A region from the Lolium perenne isolate Kyuss_39 chromosome 4, Kyuss_2.0, whole genome shotgun sequence genome encodes:
- the LOC127296547 gene encoding uncharacterized protein, with amino-acid sequence MWSFASNAIAGSIKKKAQPPNPDCSDDDVSSCASREEGLECPICCESFNIVENIPYVLWCGHTMCKNCILGLQWAVVKFPTLPVQLPLFISCPWCNLLSFRLVYKGNLKFPRKNYFLLWMVESMNGERAKFHSSGHEGHHSSGPCNGGTSSSQHHRRTSTARAEISSARDRINVGNTSNTDNFNVSLSLHKLIVCFLQLTAKFPLVIMFLLIVLYAVPASAAVLLLYFLITFLFALPSALILYFAYPTLDWLVREIFT; translated from the coding sequence ATGTGGAGTTTTGCATCAAATGCCATAGCTGGAAGTATAAAGAAAAAGGCACAGCCACCCAATCCTGATTGCTCTGATGATGATGTTTCTTCATGTGCAAGTAGAGAGGAAGGCCTTGAATGTCCAATATGCTGCGAATCATTCAACATTGTGGAGAACATTCCATATGTCTTGTGGTGTGGTCACACGATGTGCAAGAACTGTATCCTAGGTCTTCAATGGGCTGTTGTCAAGTTCCCAACCCTTCCTGTCCAGCTGCCTCTCTTCATCTCATGTCCTTGGTGCAACCTATTATCTTTCCGGCTGGTGTACAAGGGCAACCTCAAGTTCCCGCGCAAGAACTACTTCCTGCTGTGGATGGTTGAGAGCATGAACGGTGAGCGAGCAAAGTTCCATTCGTCTGGTCACGAAGGGCACCACTCGTCAGGTCCTTGCAATGGTGGCACGAGTTCAAGTCAACACCACCGAAGAACCTCAACGGCACGAGCGGAGATCTCTTCTGCCAGAGACAGAATTAACGTTGGCAACACTTCCAATACTGACAACTTCAACGtgtccctctccctccacaagctTATTGTGTGCTTCCTACAGCTGACAGCCAAGTTCCCACTCGTGATAATGTTCCTTCTCATAGTTCTCTACGCGGTCCCTGCCAGTGCTGCAGTTCTGCTCCTGTATTTTCTTATCACATTTTTGTTTGCGCTGCCATCAGCTTTGATCCTCTACTTCGCCTATCCCACATTGGATTGGCTTGTGAGAGAGATATTCACTTAA